A region from the Papio anubis isolate 15944 chromosome 6, Panubis1.0, whole genome shotgun sequence genome encodes:
- the FOXQ1 gene encoding LOW QUALITY PROTEIN: forkhead box protein Q1 (The sequence of the model RefSeq protein was modified relative to this genomic sequence to represent the inferred CDS: inserted 2 bases in 2 codons; deleted 2 bases in 2 codons): MKLEVFAPRAAHGDKPGSDLEGAGGSDAPSPLSAAGDDSLGSDGDCAANSPAAGGGARDPPGDGEQSAGGGPGAEEEVPAAAAAAVVAEGAEAGAAGPGAGGAGSGEGARSKPYTRRPKPPYSYIALIAMAIRDSAGGRLTLAEINEYLMGKFPFFRGSYTGWRNSVRHNLSLNDCFVEVLRDPSRPWGKDNYWMLNPNSEYTFADGVFRRRRKRLSHRAPAPRARAARPEEVGHSPPPAAAPAAPASPTRSPARREXSAPAARKFSSSFAIDSILQQTFRSRRLRDGPRTPLQWGAAPCXPLPAFPALLPAAPGSPALPLCAYSAGEPALLGARGAEVPPAAPPLLLAPLSAAAPAKPLRGPAAGGLLRLPAALQAASVRRPGPHLPYPVETLLA; this comes from the exons ATGAAGTTGGAGGTGTTCGCCCCTCGCGCGGCCCACGGGGACAAGCCGGGCAGTGACCTGGAGGGTGCGGGCGGCAGCGACGCGCCGTCCCCGCTGTCGGCGGCGGGAGACGACTCCCTGGGCTCGGATGGGGACTGCGCGGCCAACAGCCCGGCCGCGGGCGGCGGCGCCAGAGATCCGCCGGGCGACGGCGAACAGAGCGCGGGCGGCGGGCCAGGCGCGGAGGAGGAGGTCCCGGCAGCAGCGGCTGCAGCGGTGGTGGCGGAGGGCGCGGAGGCCGGGGCGGCGGGGCCAGGCGCGGGCGGCGCGGGGAGCGGCGAGGGCGCACGCAGCAAGCCGTACACGCGGCGGCCCAAGCCCCCCTACTCGTACATCGCGCTCATCGCCATGGCCATCCGCGACTCGGCGGGCGGGCGCTTGACGCTGGCGGAGATCAACGAGTACCTCATGGGCAAGTTCCCCTTTTTCCGCGGCAGCTACACGGGGTGGCGCAACTCCGTGCGCCACAACCTCTCGCTCAACGACTGCTTCGTCGAGGTGCTGCGCGACCCCTCGCGGCCCTGGGGCAAGGACAACTACTGGATGCTCAACCCCAACAGCGAGTACACCTTCGCCGACGGGGTCTTCCGCCGCCGCCGCAAGCGCCTCAGCCACCGCGCGCCGGCCCCGCGCGCCCGGGCTGCGCGGCCCGAGGAGGTGGGCCACTccccgccgcccgccgccgcgCCGGCCGCCCCAGCCTCGCCCACGCGCTCGCCCGCCCGCCGGG GGAGCGCGCCAGCCGCGCGCAAGTTCTCCAGCTCCTTCGCCATCGACAGCATCCTCCAGCAAACCTTCCGCAGC CGCCGCCTCAGGGACGGCCCCAGGACACCGCTTCAGTGGGGCGCTGCGCCCT CGCCGCTGCCCGCGTTCCCGGCGCTCCTCCCCGCGGCGCCCGGCAGTCCTGCACTGCCG TTGTGCGCGTACAGCGCGGGCGAGCCGGCGCTGCTGGGCGCGCGCGGGGCCGAGGTGCCGCCGGCCGCGCCGCCCCTCCTGCTCGCGCCCCTCTCGGCCGCCGCCCCCGCCAAGCCACTCCGAGGCCCGGCGGCCGGCGGCCTGCTGCGGCTGCCCGCGGCCCTGCAGGCGGCCTCGGTCCGCCGCCCGGGCCCGCACCTGCCGTACCCGGTGGAGACGCTCCTAGCCTGA